AACAGGGTGGATAGTACATGATGATGAAAATTATATGGtacagtaataataataataataataataataattgttacaAGAGATGCATCAACGATGCTCATTGAAACCAAATGGATCGGATCATCATGGAATGTGGTTTGATTGCACTAGCTATGCAATCTTATAATAATAAGATAAACACTACATAACTATCCTGGATATAACTAATTAAGCATGTCTAGGGTAACGGACGCTAAGCAATTTGACGTCATCAATGACGGGTCCACAAAGCGAACCAGAGTTATCATTCTTCATGGTGTAATACGTGCTTAGGAACCTAACACGGGTACGTGTTGACACAGCCTTGAACCTCAACTTGCCTCTGATAAAGCCTCCTTTGCCCTTAGATTGGTAAGGGACTTGGACTGTGTCTTTGCCAGCGAATGCTTCAACCATCATGGACCCTTCACATGCATTGCTGGCGTCACCAACGGCAAAGGTGAGGTCATAGATCCTTNNNNNNNNNNNNNNNNNNNNNNNNNNNNNNNNNNNNNNNNNNNNNNNNNNNNAGAAGTGTTCTGAATCAATGTACTTCACTGCTTTCAGAGACTCAACTATCCACCCTATTAGAGGACTGTGAGCATCTTCAATGTGTGGTGGGATCAGAACCCCCCAAGATGCGTTTGGAAACACATATGGCCCTTCTTCGAAGTTTCCATTCTTCAGCAAATTCGCTGTAAAATCAtctaacttagtaaaattttgtaaaatcttaactaattaaaggtaaaaatttaGTTGCAATTAATTTCATGTAAAGTTGATAGTCgagaattattaaataatttgatagcTTTAACTAAAGAGGAGTGCTAGGGACcaacaacttttgtgttttgtaaccatcaattggccatcaataatatttttaatggtgtgagattacatcaaATGGtaggagatcactcacttttttttttttatggttaagtaCTGgctacaaaacacaaaagttgtgATTCTTAACTATTAACAAGCTTGTACCTCTGGTTCTTCTGGGTGGGTTCAAGACCTTCAAGGCAACGGAATCAATGAGTGGGCCACAAGCAGGGTCTTCTTCAACACCGGGGTTATGGATGACAATCTGAGCATCTTGAAAATCAGCAACGAAGCCACAAGAAAAGGACTCCCAACCATTGCTACCATACATGGTCTGAATGGGGATCTGACCCCAATCTCTCTTCTCATTGGTTGGAACCACAGACACGTTGAGCTTCTCCTCCTGTGCGCACGTGCGTGCAGCACTGAACGTTATGGCATAGTGCAACCCCTTCACGAGCTTCACGTTCTGCTTGATGGAAGCTTCGTTGCCGAGCCTAATAGCGTAAGCACCTTCCGGCACAACAAGAAGCATGTCACCTTGTTTCTGCCCTGATTGTATGTATTCTACGTAGCCCGTTACGCTCCAATTAGGAATTGCATTTTGGGCCGTAACTACTGAGCCCTTTAGTTGGCCCCGTTTTGGGCCCAGTTCGAAGTTCCCATTCGGCAATAAACctgaaaagtgaaaaaaaaaaaaccgttaATGTATGGCCCACCACAAAGAAAATGAGCTAAGTAATTTATCTTTaacaacttttttttaatttataaaaaaatttgtttcCATACTGTGAGAAACAATAGAACATGATATGTTTGGTGCAAGGCTGTGAGCACATGATGAAGTGTATAAGCCATGTGAAGAGATTGATTGACAAATATTGTTCTTGTAGATCCCCATGGCCATGAGTTgtatgttttttctttcttttcttttaaaaggaTATTTATCAGTAATGGCccattatatataatttaattatttttaaaatacttTATTTTATAGTATACTTATAATTACTGTAATAAAATATTTAGTTTTAGGCTTTTCAAATCTAAATTTGCTATGTTATAGGAAACCAGAGATAAAACTTAATATGATCTAACAATTTTCACTTGATACTTAGTTTGGTTTCTAATATTTTTACGTGCTTAGTTTGATCGCTACATTTTTTAATGAATGAATCTGGTTAATTATGTTATCCATTTCATCATCAATCTAACTAATAGAGACTCAAATACCAAATAAAGTTTTATatgagaaaaacaatttaaaTGGATCggataaagaaattcaaaatgaagAATTAAATGATGACTACATTCTAGATTCTACAATTTCTAATGGTGCACATATCTCATGCATGGTATATAGTATTTATGTAATAAGTGAATTAAGTGGAAAGTTAAGAAGTACTGACCGTCTGTGATGGAGAAAGCAGAGTGGCAGGTTGAGAGGAATAGCACTAAAAGCAGAGTCAGATTCTGCATTTTCATGGCAAGAGATGAATTCAAGAAGCAGAGATAGATGAGATGGATGAGATCCCGCACAGCAACCACTCGGTTTTTATTTGAATTGCCGCATGAAAACACCACTCAATCTTACCTAAACTACATTAATGCCACTGGATCTATCCCAATCCCTTTTACTAAATTCCAATATTCCATGCATTTACTACATAACTATCACTTTCTAATTATAAGAACTATTATTTTAAgtgaaaaatattataaaagcAATTCcacaaataatatttaaaaaacacTATTATCTGTGTATATACATGTATTATTTCTATACGAATTAAGGATTTATATGGGCCGGACCACATCGAGTTTGTCTTAATCCAGATTCGATCCGAAATATAAACCGAGTCTAATTTTTAGATCTTAACTCGATTTTAGATTCGATGAAACTTACGCACTTTTGGACCGGGTGAAAATCGAATGAAAAATGAgtctttagcatgtaaaaatcaccTAATTTCCAACCATTATTTATTTCACAAGTCACATAGTAAAATTtacttaaaaaatataacaagaaccagcccttctctaaaattaaagcataaccataatcaatactaatattgtctaataacaccaaatatttaaatcaatacaaataacacaatattatgcattagtctaaagtattatgcattttaaacataaaacattaacttataatcttataatgactaataacacaaaatattaaaatttataatatttaaattctacataagaatagccatcatctatcactaataacacaaaatattaattgtgtatgatgatcggGCCATCGGGTCGAATTCGGGTGGCCCGAGTTATGACGCGGAcctgacccgaaataatgactgtATCTATTTTTGAGACATTTATCCGACCTTAAATCCGATAAAATTACACTAAATTAACCCCTAAAGTCTTTGGAACCGGACCAAATCTTCGGTCCGAACCGAACCATGTACACCCCTAATACGAATGaccgattttttttttaatgtggaTGTAATATAGTTGAAAGAATTGATTACTTAGTATATATAATTGGGACTTGGGAGGATTATTCAAGTAAATATATGATGAGCACGCACGTGTTCCTTACTTAGCTTGCTTTGACTAATGAAGTCACGGTTTCATTTTAAGCATCGCATTCAATTCGCATTGTTTTACTGATAAACACTGCAATAATATTCAGATTTCATACTACACCGGTTAGTTAATTGCTTCCAATTTCAGgcaatgataatgataataatattatCACAAAGCTATTAAATTTAAACCCACATGTTACTTCCAAATTCAGAACATAACGTTGTCGGTTACCTCAAAAGTCTGCATACTCCAACTTCATGCGATTCAGATTTGATTTAATAATGTTACACACCTTAATTCATGCATCATATAAGTTTAATTGGAGAATATGTCGCCACCGCTTAGTAATTATGTCTTTCTAAGCTAAGTTTATGCACATTCCGACATTATTTTGTCCCTTCAAAACTTTGTTTAAGTGGCATCCAAATGGGTTTGCTACGCCACCGCACAACATTATTTATAAACAAACATTATGGATGGGATTCAACTAAAAATATACTCGAATGAAATGACCATTTTAGTGTCGTTTTGTAGAATGATGCCAATACACATGGCTTTGGATTGGATCATGTTCATACAGATCTTCTCATGAGAAGGTGGGTTATGCTGTGTCCTACTAGATCTCTGGAGTGAAAGGACGAGATTACCCTTCAATTATGTGAATTTGGCGAATGCTGTTTACCAAATCTACATGTTTTAATGATACCCTCGTGGGGGATTGAGAACAGTGTGTCCAATTGACCTGTGAAAATCAGTGAAGAAGGGGATCCACCAGATTCTATCTTAGGCAACCCATGTTCTCGATTAATTGAACCAATACTATTCCAGCTTTTTGTGAACAAATTTATTAATATGGTTCCATTTCTCTGGAATttccgaaaaaaaaaatagacctATTTTATTAAGGTGGTCGGTCTAGTTGTGGAAGATTAGTTTAATATCTTTACTATAATACATGATTAGATATTAGATTGAAACTTTTTTCCATTAAaaatatgagtttaattttgatgtacagtccaaaatattttacacagtcgtataattatatttatttttttggatgATCATTTATGCGGTCAATATtaaaagtagttatttttattaatgtaggGTTATATGcacgtgtaaaattattttacactaatagtatatcaaaattaaattctaaaaatatataacaatcatactattgagttttttttttaataaataagtaTGAAGAGTTAAATGTTATTGAGTATATTAGTAtgagaagatgacaaaatcttatatttgtgtaGTGGTTTCAAGACACACGATTAGATTGCtttttttagagagatatttatccccacacttagttgctatagggttgatgacaatactctcccaaaatacaatgaaacctaagaatttcttaattagcaatagtaaaAAATTCTCAACTCTTTTGAACAAAAAAATCTCTTAATAGTTGATTAAAATGTACACTTAATACTTGTATTTCTGAAGGAAAAGTACAGATAACCAACaacatttttgaacaatgtgtgaataatgtgaattaatagggttaaaagagtaaattaatcttaaatttaattagtagcattaaattaggatatagtgtatttttatttaattggtagttgttcatattgtttaagATAGTCATTGTTTATCTAGCACTCCCCATTTCTAAAATAGTGAACAatgacttatttatacatattccacgtagcaattatgattagttacgtataCAAATGATTGTGTCTTTTCTATTTCCAATAAATACAATATTTTGaacatatataatttttaaagagTTATGTCCCTTTAACTAATAGACACAATATTTTAAACATACACAATCTTTTATTGTGTCCCTCTAACCAAATAATACTAAACGATTAATAActgtttattaatattaatataccCTTCGGATGTAAAGACAACGATACTTGGAATTTTACTATAGCAGTTTTGAGAATGATTGTTTTTGTACATTCATTAGGCACCAATTAACATAGTCGCATGTGGTTTCATACAGTTGATTACATGGTATCTGTCCACCGGATTTAgattgaaataattaattaaccaTACAAATAATTTTCTTGTTTCTTGAGTGATGGAACAACAATTAGTAGGATATATATGAATATGATGAGGTGGCAGCCCCAATAGCTACTTTACTAGGATATAATTAATGTATATTTTAGcagaacaaaatattaatttCACAATAAGATAATTACTCACATAAAAGTTAATTTTATATAAAGATGATAcataaaaattgttaaaaaatttgATATGTTTAACTAAATTACTATCTATGGAAGATTCAACTCACTACAAATTTGCAAATTTTACATCTAAAATCCACAAACTATAACTGGTGGCCTTCAAATTTTCTACATTTCACAACTTTGACCATCTCCAATATATTGATATCAATATATATCATATTCTCCTTTCATTCCTTTTCTATAGGGAATTGGAAACTTACCTATACAACATGATCATTGTGTGAGTGTGGGATCCATTTCACTCACTCTTTCATCTGGATAAACCTGCAAAAGATATCTATATTTGTGTGAGAAAGAGAAATGTCCAAAGAATTTAAGCTGATTGGAATCAAATGACAGTTGAAACATAGTTACCTGGCTTTGTCTTTCTTCATTGAAGCTAAAAGTTCTGACCTTCACCTCTCCTCTGTTAGTAGTTAACTCATCTAACATTTCAGCATCACCTTTTTCTCTTGATCCAACAATAGGTGATTCCACCTCCTGATATGTAAATGCAAATAATCAACACcttgaaaaagaaagatggaatagtgaaaatatatatatatgagcatCATGATGTACCTTAAAAGACATGTTGAGACTCAATCTTGGAGCACCTGCTACTATTTCTTCATATTCAGCAGCATCTAGTTCCCTTAGATGGTGAGGAATGAAGAATTTGGGGAGAATATGCTGCCTCAGTGTGATCAACACAAAGAAAGGCAATGGGAACAATATTCCAGCTATTGGAATCCATGTCACTCCAAAACAAACCAAGAAATACACACATTGGAACAGTGTGAATAACATTATATGTTTGAATGGTACTGACTCAACAAAAGAAGCATGATCCCCTTCCAACAACCTGCAAAATTGGATTGCCATCAGAAACACCATTGAGTTTTTAAGTCTTTTACATGGAAATGAGTAGCTTCCACTTACTTGTACCACCTACTAGGTGTCACAAAGAGTAGCAGTATTCTTTCCCAGAATTGATTTCCTGGAAGACTATCAATGGCCATGTATGCAAAGTATCCCCATAGAACTGAAGTTGGAATCTTTTTTATGGCAGGCATAGCAAAGACTGATGCTCCAACAAGGAGTGATTGTAAGAGATTGCTCACTCTCTGCTCATTTACTCTCACTGGTAGATATGCATCAATGTGTTTCTCAGGATCAAAATTACTCTCCTTGTTTTCTCCTTTATCTTCACCATTTAGGACAATCTCTTTTAGTTCAGCTAGTTCTTTGGCCACTGAATGGTTCTGTGAACAATCAAAATTCAAGATGAATAATATGAACTTAGCTATTCTTCAATTGGGACAAGATTTGAAGGATTATGCTTACATCTTGAGTGCTATCCATTTCTATAAACACAGCCTGCAGATTCCCATAGATTTCTGATTTGCTTGCTTTCTGCTTTATGCTTTCTTTGGCACTTTTAACCATCTTTCTTCTTATCAActacaattaaaaaatataatatcaaATCTCAGATTCATTAATAAAACTTGCTGCTACTGATTCCAAATTCCAAAGCTCATTCACCTACCTGTTTCTTGAGAACAGCCAGGCTCTTGGTGTGCATAGGGGATTGAGGCAGAACTCCATTTGAAGGAGGCAGGCCAATTAATCCACAAAGCAAAGTCTGATCAAGTTTCCAATCAAACCAAAGTAAAACTTCAGTTCTTAAATCCAATCTAATTACAATTAACATGATAGAGATACATTTAAAAAACTATGTTTAAGGCAGAAACATGCCATGAATCCTAGTAGCAATATGTCATAGTGATATGCAGAAGGCTTCTTTAGGTTGAATTCCTTCTGCTGTGCTAACTGTGAAGCAACACTGTGATCAAAGAAATAAAGCCCTGCTATCATTATGGCAGGAATAAAAGCAGCAAATATATATGTTGGTGAAACCTTGCCCATGTCCTGCATTAAATGTTATCTTATTAGTATTTTCCAAAACAACAAAAGCAGCAACAAGTGTGATTGTATGGAAGAATATATGGCTTACTTTGATGACAGTCCAATGATGCAAAGATGTGGAATCCCAAGCAAGAGGAGAAACAAGTCTTCTTGGAACTCCAGAAGGAACTTTACTTGGTACTGTGAATGATAGGGCTGTCCAGAGCAGCACCATGAGAGGCACCCCATAATCTGCAATGAAACTTCTGAACCACCCTGTTCAAAACAAACAAACCTATCTCATCAAATTCTAGAACATAGTTTTGGTTGTGCTAAAAAATGGCTTGAGAATCCACCACACAAACCTGTTCCATATAACCATGACCTTGCTCTTCTGCTTTTTAAGGAAGTATAGAGAAGGCCAAAGGTGAATATAATACCCAGTAATCCATTAGCATACAACCAATGAAACTGATACTTTTCCAATGTTGGGTTTCCCTCCTTAGGAACCTTAAACTCACTCACCATTCCCTGCATTTTCCAAGAACTTGTGTCAAATAATGTCCTCTCCCCCATCTGTTATGTTATGCTAAAACTCATGCTTCATTTGATGCCNNNNNNNNNNNGCATTCCAAAAAGCTCACCAGCAATCCTTGTAAATCTATTGATGATATTTCCAGCATTGAATATTGCAAGAAGAAATAACAAGAGAGCAGTCCAAACACAAACCCTGAGATAGTGAAAAGATTTTGGTTATAACAACaagtatataaaatattaaaCTTTGGAATAATGCATGGAAATTAATCTTTACTTACCATCCTGCCCAAGCCAAAAAGAGTTCTTGTCCCAAACCATCTCTATCTTTAGCAAAGTTGTATAAATATGTATACATGATGATGGTTGGCTCAGCAACACCAAGTATAAGCAGAGGTTGACCACCAAATACTGAGTGTATGAATCCACATATGGCAGTAGAAGCCAGTGTTTCCACTGTACTCAAACTTCCATCTACATTCAAATTAAACTTGATTACAAATTTGCATATCTTGTATGGTGTATAATTAAATAAGAGACATGCAtgcagaggaagaagatgaagtagGTACCTGTGTCTCTACTTATTTGCTCCCCAAATGCAATAACAGGAAGTGCAGAAGCAAAGAAAATATAGGTAGTTGGAGCCAAGATCCTGaagttaatcaaaataaaaagcaaaGTGGTCAATAACTACATAGTtatttattcataattttctgaaAAGATAACTAAAAAATCAACTTGCCCGAATCCTGAGTGTGTAGCAGAAGACCAATCTTGTTTATAGTGAAAAGATCTTGCACGAATGTCTTTTACAACACCCTTGAAAGGTGATTTTAAGCTCTCCATTGCTTCAAGTTTGGTTATGGTTAGTGACATACATGCATGCATGGGTAGTGATGGTTGGAAAATATATCTATATAGTATATATAATCTTGATTGTCTCTCTTGTTTAGAGAGAACACTGCAatgaatagatagatagatataagAACATACCAGAAGAGATAGATAGATTGGTCTGATAAAAATAATCTCTCTATCTGTgttcaccttcttcttcttctacaccaACATTGACCAACCAAGAAGCCGGTTTAGTTGGTTATATAGGTGTGTTTTCTCTTGTTTTTTTGCCTAtcctaattaatatatatataagattGACTAAGCaggaattatttaattaattcagcATGATTAAGTTAAACTATGAATTAGACTAACAATAAGTTATGGGTCATACTAATTAATCTAATGCTTAAGGGTGCTTGAGACCCCACTTGGTTTTATGAGGTGTATGAATTCTTCTGTTGTTGGCAGTGGCAAAACCAGAAAAATAGGTATGGGGACCAAAAGAATTTGTATTTGGCATGACATGAATATTTTGTTGTTTAAGAAAAAGTTTATTTTTGAACCATGTACATGTATTTGTGTGTGAATACCAGTTTGTGATATTAAGGTAAGAGGACTATTATTGCAGTTTTCTTTTCTCTGTTTTAGAAACATGACAATACATACATATAAAATCATTGTAAAATTCTGACAAAGATTAATGTATTTCTTAATATAAGTTTTATAGAGAATCTATATATTTGGAAAATAAGGTACATTTAACAAGGTACATTTAATATGTACTGATATAAATTTTTTAGAGAATCTATATGTTTGCTTATTCGAGAGGCATTTAATTTGTNNNNNNNNNNNNNNNNNNNNNNNNNNNNNNNNNNNNNNNNNNNNNNNNNNNNNATTGCAAAAGCATTTGAAGATTTGAATGATGATCTTCATGACCGTTTAGTTATGTCGCTATTATCATGGTAATTGTAAGATTATAACATTAAACTGATTATTGATGAAGCAAAATAATTATTATGAGAGAGATTTTCAAAATGCATGAAAAAAGTCAGGTTTGAAAGGTTGTATCTGTTCATAGAATTGTGATTTATTGAAAAGTTGTAACTTATAATGAAAAGTTGTGACTTATTGAAGAGTTTTATCTATTTAAAGAGATGTTTCTTTTCGTGTATGAACTCAGTGCCTATAAATAAGATCTCAAAATGACAAATCAAAATACATGGATTCATATAATAATTCTTCATCtcattttattatgttttcttctctttctcaatACTTTTAGGTAAAGAATATTTTTTATTCCTGAAGTTTGgtaaaagtttttaaaatacctataagttttattttatttcaattttgtcccaaaaatttttgatttgcatcaaatataccctcgatggctaaaatttcaaaaaatttaagaccaatttaacaataatgcatgaaaattatgcttgattttctTGTGTTGAGTgttgtttttatgaaattattgttgaattggtcttaaattttttgaaaattaaccgttaaggatatatttgatgcaaatcgaaaatttcggacaaaattaaaacaaaataaaatttaagggtATCTTTAAAACTATTATCAAATTtcagagacaaaaaatatattttatcccgATACTTTTTTATTGTATAGTGTGTATATGTACATGTATATGTATAATTTTAAGTTGCCACCAAGAAAACTTTTTAACTAATATAGAATATATACATCTCCTTCTATACAAATCCAGTAACTAATCTTTCGATAAGACTCATTTACTTAAAGATAAATGACTCGTCACAAAACATGCATGAtgttttactttaatttcaaattctattttttgtatgtataaatcgtaatgatattttgatattttattgatattaaattataattaatttttttaattatttttaat
The DNA window shown above is from Arachis ipaensis cultivar K30076 chromosome B08, Araip1.1, whole genome shotgun sequence and carries:
- the LOC107614242 gene encoding uncharacterized protein LOC107614242 (The sequence of the model RefSeq protein was modified relative to this genomic sequence to represent the inferred CDS: added 82 bases not found in genome assembly) codes for the protein MKMQNLTLLLVLFLSTCHSAFSITDGLLPNGNFELGPKRGQLKGSVVTAQNAIPNWSVTGYVEYIQSGQKQGDMLLVVPEGAYAIRLGNEASIKQNVKLVKGLHYAITFSAARTCAQEEKLNVSVVPTNEKRDWGQIPIQTMYGSNGWESFSCGFVADFQDAQIVIHNPGVEEDPACGPLIDSVALKVLNPPRRTRANLLKNGNFEEGPYVFPNASWGVLIPPHIEDAHSPLIGWIVESLKAVKYIDSEHFSVPEGKRAIELVAGKESAIAQVVITTVGRIYDLTFAVGDASNACEGSMMVEAFAGKDTVQVPYQSKGKGGFIRGKLRFKAVSTRTRVRFLSTYYTMKNDNSGSLCGPVIDDVKLLSVRYPRHA
- the LOC107610327 gene encoding boron transporter 4-like, whose amino-acid sequence is MVWDKNSFWLGQDGFVFGLLSCYFFLQYSMLEISSIDLQGLLVSFLECLFDTSSWKMQGMVSEFKVPKEGNPTLEKYQFHWLYANGLLGIIFTFGLLYTSLKSRRARSWLYGTGWFRSFIADYGVPLMVLLWTALSFTVPSKVPSGVPRRLVSPLAWDSTSLHHWTVIKDMGKVSPTYIFAAFIPAIMIAGLYFFDHSVASQLAQQKEFNLKKPSAYHYDILLLGFMTLLCGLIGLPPSNGVLPQSPMHTKSLAVLKKQLIRRKMVKSAKESIKQKASKSEIYGNLQAVFIEMDSTQDNHSVAKELAELKEIVLNGEDKGENKESNFDPEKHIDAYLPVRVNEQRVSNLLQSLLVGASVFAMPAIKKIPTSVLWGYFAYMAIDSLPGNQFWERILLLFVTPSRWYKLLEGDHASFVESVPFKHIMLFTLFQCVYFLVCFGVTWIPIAGILFPLPFFVLITLRQHILPKFFIPHHLRELDAAEYEEIVAGAPRLSLNMSFKEVESPIVGSREKGDAEMLDELTTNRGEVKVRTFSFNEERQSQVYPDERVSEMDPTLTQ